DNA sequence from the bacterium genome:
CGCCGCGCTGGCCGGTCGGGTGGCCGACGGGCTCATCGTCAGCGTCAAGGTGCCGGCCGAGGCGCGAGAGCAGGTCATCGATCCCTTCGCACGTGCCGCGCGAGAAGCGGACCGGTCGAGGCCAACGGTGGTCGCGCAGCGGTGGTCGATCCTGGCCCGAGACGAGGACGAGGCGTGGCAGGCCCTGGCCGCCTGGCGAGGGCTACGGGTGGAAGGCCGGCTCGATGAGGTAGATCCTTCCGTGCTCCGGACCCGGGCCGATGCGATGGACCGCCGCGAGATCATCGGGAAGTACGCGTGGGCCCGCACCGCGGCGGACCTCGTCGAGATTTACCGCCCCTTGGTCGAGGTCGGGGCGGACATCGTGACGCTCCAGGTAACGTCGGTCGACCAGGACGCCACCATCAAACTTCTCGGCAAGGAAGTGCTTCCCGCGCTCCGGCGGCTTGCGCCTTCCGCGTGAATGGCTGAGGCGACCCTCATCGTCGTTCCGGGGATCCCCGACGTCCGGCCGGGGATGTCGCTCCCCGATCTGCTCGTCCATGCGCTCAACGCGTCCGGGCTGCGGCCGTCCAACGGCGACGTGCTCGTCGTCGCCCAAAAGGTCGTCAGCAAGGCCGAGGGCAGCCTCGTCGACCTCGCCGGCGTCACGCCCGGCGAGGAGGCGCTTCGATTGGCGGGCGAAACCGGCAAGGATCCCCGGCTGATCGAGGTGATCCTCCGGGAATCGACCCGGGTGGTTCGCGTCAACGCCGGCGTGCTGATCGCCGAGCACCGGCTCGGCTTCATCTGCGCCAATGCCGGCGTGGACCACAGCAACGTCGGGATCGGGCCCGAGGTCGTCTCCCTGCTGCCGCGCGATCCCGACGCCTCCGCGCGTGAGATCGCGTCGGCGTTCCGCCGCGCCTTCGAGGTCGACGTCGCCGTGATCATCAACGACAGCCACGGCCGCCCCCACCGGGAGGGCGCGGTCGGCGTGTGCATCGGCGCAGCGGGCCTGGAGCCGCTCGAGAGTCTGGTGGGGCGTCCCGACCGGTACGGGTACACGATGCGGACTTCCGTGGAAGCGGTCGCCGACGAGTTCGCCGCGGCCGCCACGCTCCTCCAGGGACAGTGCGACGAAGGCACGCCTGTCGTCCTCATCCGAGGGATCCCGGTGCGGGAGGGACGCGGCGACGCACGTCAACTGTTGAGGGACCCCGAGCGCGACCTGTTTCGCTAGCGTCTGCGATCGCCGCGCGTCGCCGCGCGAGGAAGTCGCGGCGTCCGGATCGAATCCTCGTCTTCCAGTGAGCCCAACCACCGGGACGGAACGGCCTCGGTCGAGGGCACCAACAGTCGGTCAAGGGGGAATGCATGTCTAAAGTCGTTGGTGTGTTGACGGCTCTCGTGTTAGTGTTTAGCGCGTTCGCCGGATCGGGAACGGCACAATCTTCTCCGGCAACGTGGAAGGTGGCGATCGGCGGGGAGACGCCGGACCACGGGATCCAGGCGCAGGTCTTCGCTCCAGGCACGATCACGATCCATGCCGGCGACACGGTCGCGTGGACGATGGCGGCCCTGTTCGACCACACGGTGAGCTTCCTCTCCGGGGCGAAGCCGCCGAACCCGGTCGTCCCCCAACCGGGCGGGAAGTTTCTCTTCAACCCTCTCGTG
Encoded proteins:
- the cofE gene encoding coenzyme F420-0:L-glutamate ligase — encoded protein: MAEATLIVVPGIPDVRPGMSLPDLLVHALNASGLRPSNGDVLVVAQKVVSKAEGSLVDLAGVTPGEEALRLAGETGKDPRLIEVILRESTRVVRVNAGVLIAEHRLGFICANAGVDHSNVGIGPEVVSLLPRDPDASAREIASAFRRAFEVDVAVIINDSHGRPHREGAVGVCIGAAGLEPLESLVGRPDRYGYTMRTSVEAVADEFAAAATLLQGQCDEGTPVVLIRGIPVREGRGDARQLLRDPERDLFR